The following are encoded in a window of Rhizobium sp. WYJ-E13 genomic DNA:
- the rsmH gene encoding 16S rRNA (cytosine(1402)-N(4))-methyltransferase RsmH, with amino-acid sequence MVANPGGGSTEAGGGPVRHIPVLLKEVLAALEPSSGKVILDGTFGAGGYTSAILDAGADVIALDRDPTAIAAGQALVAAHGGHLKLIHSQFSQLADHAPDSGLDGVVLDIGVSSMQIDEAERGFSFQKSGPLDMRMSAAGVSAADVVNRAKVADLIRIFHYLGEESQAPRIAHAIEKRRVEKPFETTRDLAGLIELVTPRKMKDKIHPATRVFQALRIFVNDELGELAQALFAAERALKPGGRLVVVTFHSLEDRIVKKFFSDRAGKASGSRHLPIAHERVATFEPVGKSMVSASEEEAETNPRARSAKLRAGQRTIAPAEAEDMSLFGFPNLASLGKLGG; translated from the coding sequence ATGGTGGCGAATCCTGGCGGAGGTTCAACTGAAGCCGGTGGCGGACCGGTTCGCCACATTCCGGTTCTTCTCAAGGAAGTGCTTGCGGCGCTGGAGCCTTCTTCAGGCAAGGTCATTCTCGACGGCACTTTTGGTGCCGGCGGCTATACGTCCGCCATTCTCGATGCCGGCGCCGATGTGATCGCGCTTGATCGTGATCCGACGGCGATTGCAGCCGGCCAGGCGCTCGTCGCCGCGCATGGCGGTCATCTCAAGCTCATCCATTCGCAATTCTCGCAGCTCGCCGATCATGCGCCCGATAGCGGGCTTGATGGTGTCGTGCTGGATATCGGCGTTTCCTCGATGCAGATCGATGAGGCCGAGCGCGGCTTCTCTTTCCAGAAGAGCGGCCCGCTCGACATGCGTATGTCGGCCGCCGGCGTTTCTGCAGCCGATGTCGTCAATCGTGCCAAGGTGGCCGATCTCATTCGCATCTTCCATTATCTCGGCGAAGAGAGCCAGGCGCCGCGCATTGCGCATGCCATCGAAAAGCGCCGCGTCGAAAAGCCTTTCGAGACGACGCGTGATCTTGCCGGCCTCATCGAGCTGGTGACGCCGCGCAAGATGAAAGACAAGATCCATCCCGCAACGCGGGTCTTTCAGGCGTTGCGCATCTTCGTCAATGACGAGCTTGGCGAGCTGGCGCAGGCGCTGTTTGCTGCCGAGCGGGCGCTGAAACCCGGCGGTCGCCTCGTTGTCGTCACCTTCCATTCGTTGGAGGACCGTATCGTCAAGAAGTTCTTCTCCGACCGGGCCGGCAAGGCATCCGGCTCCCGCCACCTGCCGATAGCGCATGAGCGGGTCGCGACCTTCGAGCCGGTCGGCAAGTCGATGGTTTCGGCCAGTGAGGAAGAAGCCGAGACCAATCCGCGCGCCCGTTCCGCCAAGCTGCGCGCCGGCCAGCGTACCATTGCACCCGCCGAGGCCGAGGACATGTCGCTCTTCGGATTCCCGAATCTTGCCAGCCTCGGAAAGCTTGGAGGTTGA
- the mraZ gene encoding division/cell wall cluster transcriptional repressor MraZ, whose amino-acid sequence MSRFLSNATNRIDAKGRVSVPAAFRSVLAQRNIQEVYCFQDFVFPAISVGGSDLLERFERQIAAEDPFSPEANEMSLLIHGGGVFMKLDAEGRLMVTDFIRDFTGISDEVTFVGRADHFQLWQPQAFAAAQAQARGERKLAGKRS is encoded by the coding sequence ATGAGCCGCTTCCTTTCGAATGCGACCAACAGGATCGATGCCAAGGGCCGGGTTTCCGTGCCGGCGGCGTTTCGTTCCGTGCTGGCGCAGCGCAATATTCAGGAAGTTTACTGCTTCCAGGATTTTGTGTTTCCGGCGATCAGCGTCGGCGGTTCGGATCTTCTGGAAAGATTCGAGCGGCAGATTGCGGCGGAGGATCCGTTTTCGCCGGAGGCAAACGAGATGTCGCTTCTCATTCATGGGGGCGGGGTCTTCATGAAGCTCGACGCCGAGGGGCGGTTGATGGTCACGGATTTCATTCGCGACTTCACCGGTATTTCGGACGAAGTGACCTTTGTCGGTCGGGCAGACCACTTTCAGCTCTGGCAGCCGCAAGCATTTGCGGCCGCGCAGGCGCAGGCACGAGGGGAGCGCAAGCTGGCGGGCAAGCGTTCCTGA
- a CDS encoding penicillin-binding protein 2, which produces MSFLSRIMVLKSQAHFSAGVYNRFGAPSGMAIEGSRKRKAGQAKSRVGLLIVGFTALYAVIGARMVEYAMKEPESVSSILPPDRLMASRPDIIDRNGEVLATDIRTVSLFAEPNKIVDTDEAVEKLQTVLADLDAKDTYKKLSNRTSHFAWLRRQLTPKQQSQILALGIPGIGFRPEKRRFYPGGATAAHILGYVNIDNRGVAGMEKYIDDQGLADLASVGMTSNQSLEPVRLSIDVRVQAIVRDVVADAVVNYKAKGAGAVVLDAHTGEVLAMASAPDFDPNNPQEGSKDGWLNRMSNGTFEMGSTFKTFSTAMAIDSGKVSLKDSFDATNPIRIGGFTIRDFHGQRRWLTVPEIFEYSSNIGTARMIDIVGMEMQKDYLTRFGLLTKMQTELPEVKMPSQPRVWKKINSITISFGHGVATTPLQTAVAGAALINGGKLIEPTFLPRSREQADEVAEVVVKKSTSDDIRYLFKLNGKKGSGRNADVPGFNVGGKTGTADKVVNGRYASNLNFNAFLAAFPIDNPRYVVLTFCDEPLDGEQHQRIAAYTAAPMVKNIVRRAAPILGVEPEFGEDGSALLVSY; this is translated from the coding sequence ATGTCCTTTCTTTCCCGCATCATGGTACTGAAGAGTCAGGCGCATTTTTCCGCCGGCGTCTACAATCGTTTCGGCGCCCCCTCCGGCATGGCAATCGAAGGCTCGCGCAAGCGCAAGGCCGGGCAGGCCAAGAGCCGCGTCGGCCTGCTCATCGTCGGCTTTACCGCCCTTTATGCCGTCATCGGCGCCCGTATGGTCGAATATGCGATGAAGGAGCCGGAATCGGTCTCGTCCATCCTGCCGCCCGATCGGCTGATGGCATCGCGCCCCGATATTATCGACCGCAACGGCGAAGTGCTGGCAACCGATATCCGGACCGTTTCGCTGTTTGCCGAACCGAACAAGATCGTCGATACGGACGAGGCCGTCGAGAAGCTGCAGACGGTGCTTGCCGATCTCGACGCCAAGGACACCTATAAGAAGCTCTCGAACCGCACCTCGCATTTTGCCTGGCTGCGTCGCCAACTGACGCCGAAGCAGCAGAGCCAGATCCTGGCGCTCGGCATTCCCGGCATCGGTTTCAGGCCGGAGAAACGCCGTTTCTATCCGGGTGGCGCGACGGCTGCGCATATCCTCGGTTATGTCAACATCGACAACCGCGGCGTTGCCGGCATGGAGAAATATATAGACGACCAGGGGCTTGCCGATCTTGCCTCGGTCGGCATGACGAGCAACCAGTCGCTGGAGCCGGTGCGCCTTTCGATCGATGTGCGTGTGCAGGCGATCGTGCGCGATGTCGTTGCCGATGCCGTGGTCAACTACAAGGCCAAGGGCGCCGGCGCCGTTGTGCTTGATGCCCATACGGGCGAGGTGCTCGCCATGGCGTCTGCACCGGATTTTGATCCGAACAATCCGCAGGAAGGTTCCAAGGACGGCTGGCTGAACCGCATGTCGAACGGAACGTTCGAGATGGGCTCGACTTTCAAGACCTTCTCGACCGCCATGGCGATCGACAGCGGCAAGGTTTCCCTGAAAGACAGTTTCGACGCCACCAACCCGATCCGCATCGGCGGCTTCACGATTCGCGATTTTCATGGCCAGCGCCGCTGGCTGACGGTTCCGGAAATCTTCGAGTATTCTTCCAATATCGGCACGGCGAGAATGATCGATATCGTCGGCATGGAAATGCAGAAGGATTATCTGACGCGTTTTGGGCTGTTGACCAAGATGCAGACCGAGTTGCCGGAAGTGAAGATGCCGAGCCAGCCGCGTGTCTGGAAGAAGATCAACTCCATCACGATCTCCTTCGGCCATGGTGTGGCAACCACGCCGCTGCAGACGGCGGTTGCCGGTGCCGCCCTCATCAACGGCGGCAAGTTGATCGAGCCGACTTTCCTGCCGCGCAGCCGCGAGCAGGCCGATGAAGTGGCCGAGGTCGTCGTCAAGAAGAGCACGAGCGACGATATCCGCTATCTGTTCAAGCTCAACGGCAAAAAGGGCTCCGGCCGCAACGCCGACGTGCCGGGTTTCAATGTCGGCGGCAAGACCGGTACGGCCGACAAGGTGGTCAACGGACGCTACGCCAGCAATCTGAATTTCAACGCCTTTCTGGCGGCTTTCCCGATCGACAATCCAAGATATGTGGTGCTGACCTTCTGCGATGAACCGCTCGATGGCGAACAGCATCAGCGTATCGCCGCCTATACGGCGGCACCCATGGTCAAGAACATCGTGCGCCGTGCAGCCCCCATCCTCGGTGTCGAACCGGAATTCGGCGAAGACGGCTCGGCCTTGTTGGTGTCTTATTGA